The nucleotide sequence TTTATAGCTTGCCCCTAACGTTTTAAGCTACGGAACGACGAGCATTTACTTGCAGTCGGTGTCAAACCGCTAAGAATATTGAATAATGTTATAAGTGTCAAGTTGCACATAACTGCTCGTTGTTTTCGTAGGTGGTGTTATAGGCTGCCGTATTTATTTTGTCAAGTTGATGCAATTTTAATTTATTCAATTCTCCAAAGTCTTTTCTTTGATTTGGCTTTATTTATTATCCAATAATGTTTATTTACAGTCGAAAGAAGTGGTAAGCAAATTATAGATACAACTGTTGAAATACCAGCAACGCGAAAATATTGGTCGCCATTAATTTCGCCATTTTTATAGTCAATTGAAATAAGTGGTGCTACAATTAATGCTGAAACAATTCCTGAAACACTAATCGTAGAAAAAGGATTACCGCCTGATTTACTTACTCCAATTCTACAAATATCTTTTTTACAAATTGTGATTGTGTCAGTAATATTTACACTCGAATCAGGGTAGAATAGATATGTGTTATAATCAGTTGTAAATAGTTTTATAGAGTCTTTACAAACTTCTGTTAAGTTTCCAAATGTAGAAATTACTGTTCTAACATTATTGATTGTATCAACTTTTGTCTGATAATCTATAGAAATTTCAGTCGTAGACTTTCCTTTAATAATTCTAGTTTTATTTTCATTTGATTGATTTAATAATTTAATATATACATATTGTCCAAAAAGATTACTGTTTAGGATTAATAGCAATATTAAAATAAGTATATTCTTCATGTTAATTTAAATTTAATTTATTACTTTATTCATTTAGTAAGTCTTTTTTTACGGTTGCCTATAACGGATGGAGCTTGACATAGCTGGGCGATTAGCCCTAGTGGATGTCAAGCCGCTGGGGTGTTTGTATTTTGTTACTGCTGTCAAGGAACCACCGCCCGCCCAGTTATGTTAAGGTAGTGTTAGGTGCTGTAAGTAGTTGATGTCAATGTGAACCAACATTGATGTCAACGAGGTGCGAAATATGCAGTCTGTAAATTGCGTCAACGAGAACCGAGATTGAATATTAAAATCCAACGCGTGTGAGGTCAGGGATATTTTATTAATTAATTGAGTCATACGAAATTTAAAACTAATAAAAAAAGTCCGAATTTATTTTTTGTTGGTGAATATTTTTGTAAACATTAAAAAACTGTTTAAAATCGTCTAGTCGCAACAACGTGTCAAGGAGATATGTGATTTTAATTTTGTCAAGTTGCAAACAGTTTTTATGATTAACACAATTCTCGGATTTGTTTTTTTTCACTTATAGCACCTAACGGTTTGCGGTTGAATTTGGCAGGCTTTTACTTGCAGTGATTGTCAAACCGCTAAAATATTTGAACCTTGTTATATTTGTCAAGTTGCCCATAACAGCCTGCTAAATTTTAACCGTGTGTTATGGCCTGGTTTTTTTAGTCAATGAAAAGGTGTCATTTAATTATTAGCTTCTTTGTTTCTACGTTGTTGTCCGTTTGTATTTTTATTAAATATATTCCATTTACAAGTTTACTTACATCAATTTCAATAGTGTTTTGATTTTGAAAATATTTTTCAATAATTTGTTTACCTTGAATATTGAAAACACTTACAACAGTTAATGTGGAAGTCTTATTATTTGAAATAGTGATTTTATCATTTGAGGGGTTTGGATAAAAACTTATTTCAGAATTAAAATTTTGATTTTCTTCATAAAAAGTGGTTCCACCATTTGTGGTTTTTAATATTGTCCCATTATCACCAACTGTATAACCTGTAGTATTGTCGGTAAAGTAGACTGAAAGCAAACCATTCATTGTTGGAACCGATGATGTTGACCAAGTTAATCCCGAATTAATAGTCTTGAGAATTGTTCCCCATTGTCCAACGATAAAACCATTATTTTCATCAGTAAAATAAATTGAATACAACTGATTTGTTGTACCACTTGTTAAAGCAGTCCATGAATTCCCAGCATTTATAGTTTTAAGAATTATACCACCACCACCACTTACAAAGCCTGTATCCGAATTAAGAAAATATACTGAAAGTAAAAAAATAGAGGTGCCACTTGAAAGTAAAGTCCAAGAATCACCAGCATTAACAGTCTTGAGAATTATACCATCTACACCTACTGCATAACCTGTATTAGAATCTGTGAAATTTATTGACAATAAATCTTTATTTGTACCACTTGGTAATGCTGTCCAGTTAATTCCTCCATTGTATGTTCTTATTATTTTACCGGCATCACCAACTGCATAACCAGTTGTTGAATTCGTAAAATATACAGAATACAATCCATTAATATTAGAGGTTCCACAAGCTAATTGAGTCCAAGTATTACCTGCATCTACTGTTTTAAGAATTATTTCATTCCAGCCAACCGTATAACCGGTATCTAGTGTAGGAAAACAAATAGAATAAAGCGTATTTAAAGTGCCAGAGAATAAAGTTGACCATGTAATACCATTTGTTGTTTTTAGAATGGTTCCTTGTTCTCCAACAGAATAACCTAAGTTTGGTGACAAGAAAATTATATCAGATAATGAATTTGAAGTGCCAATAGAAATTTGAAACCACGAATTTCCAGTATCAATTGTTTTTAGAATAGTACCATTATCACTTACCACATATCCCGTATTAGAGTTTATAAAAAAGATAGACTTTAATGAAGAATAATAACCTGTAGATAATAATGACCATGAAGTACCAGCATCAATAGTTTTAAGAATTCTTCCACCCATTCCGATGGCAAAGCCTATATTTGAGTTTACAAAACGAATTGAATATAAAGGGGTGTCAATTAAACAGGATAATGCTGTCCATGTATTGCCAGCATTTACAGTTTTTAATATTATTCCATGATAGCCTGCAAGATAACCTGTGT is from Bacteroidia bacterium and encodes:
- a CDS encoding T9SS type A sorting domain-containing protein — its product is MKNIFFFICFIFISTYTFSQWTWINPIPQGNPLYSICFTDSNTGFAVGNTGTIIKTIDGGVTWTILSTGTSNNLNAVFFTSANTGYAVGSGGIIIKTNDNGITWTNQVSGTTWGLIAVTFTDSNTGFAVGGNGTILKTINAGNSWTIIPSGTTENLTSIYFTDANTGYIVANYKIYKTINSGSSWSLLTSFTSYMFNSIYFTSPDTGYLAGYHGIILKTVNAGNTWTALSCLIDTPLYSIRFVNSNIGFAIGMGGRILKTIDAGTSWSLLSTGYYSSLKSIFFINSNTGYVVSDNGTILKTIDTGNSWFQISIGTSNSLSDIIFLSPNLGYSVGEQGTILKTTNGITWSTLFSGTLNTLYSICFPTLDTGYTVGWNEIILKTVDAGNTWTQLACGTSNINGLYSVYFTNSTTGYAVGDAGKIIRTYNGGINWTALPSGTNKDLLSINFTDSNTGYAVGVDGIILKTVNAGDSWTLLSSGTSIFLLSVYFLNSDTGFVSGGGGIILKTINAGNSWTALTSGTTNQLYSIYFTDENNGFIVGQWGTILKTINSGLTWSTSSVPTMNGLLSVYFTDNTTGYTVGDNGTILKTTNGGTTFYEENQNFNSEISFYPNPSNDKITISNNKTSTLTVVSVFNIQGKQIIEKYFQNQNTIEIDVSKLVNGIYLIKIQTDNNVETKKLIIK